A DNA window from Eretmochelys imbricata isolate rEreImb1 chromosome 3, rEreImb1.hap1, whole genome shotgun sequence contains the following coding sequences:
- the PSMB1 gene encoding proteasome subunit beta type-1, translated as MLSTAGYAEPRPGMGHQLGAPVQHRFSPYTFNGGTVLAIAGEDFSIVASDTRLSEGYAIHSRDSPKCYKLTDQTVIGCSGFHGDCLTLTKIIEARLKMYKHSNNKIMTTGAIAAMLSTILYSRRFFPYYVYNIIGGLDEEGKGAVYSFDPVGSYQRDAFKAGGSASAMLQPLLDNQVGFKNMQNVEHVPLSLEKAMQLVKDVFISAAERDVYTGDALKISIVTKDGIKEETLQLRKD; from the exons ATGTTGTCGACAGCCGGCTACGCGGAGCCCAGGCCCGGGATGGGGCATCAGCTCGGCGCCCCCGTGCAGCACCGGTTCTCCCCCTACACCTTCAACGGAGG GACGGTGTTGGCAATTGCTGGAGAAGACTTTTCTATTGTTGCCTCAGACACGCGACTGAGTGAAGGTTATGCAATTCACAGCCGGGACAGTCCAAAATGCTATAAACT AACAGATCAAACAGTCATTGGATGCAGTGGTTTTCATGGAGACTGCCTTACACTGACTAAAATTATCGAAGCAAGACTAAAG ATGTACAAGCATTCCAATAACAAGATCATGACTACTGGGGCTATTGCAGCAATGCTGTCGACAATCCTGTATTCTCGACGCTTCTTTCCTTACTACGTTTACAACATCATTGGTGGGCTTGATGAAGAAG gGAAGGGAGCAGTGTACAGCTTTGACCCAGTAGGTTCATACCAGAGAGATGCCTTCAAAGCTGGTGGTTCAGCAAGTGCCATGCTACAGCCCCTACTTGACAACCAG GTTGGCTTCAAGAATATGCAAAATGTGGAGCACGTACCTTTGTCCCTGGAAAAGGCTATGCAACTAGTTAAAGATGTCTTTATTTCTGCAGCTGAGAGAGATGTATACACTGGAGATGCACTTAAGATCTCCATTGTCACAAAAGATGGTATTAAGGAGGAGACACTTCAATTACGGAAAGACTAA